Proteins from a genomic interval of Lolium perenne isolate Kyuss_39 chromosome 1, Kyuss_2.0, whole genome shotgun sequence:
- the LOC127325542 gene encoding glucan endo-1,3-beta-glucosidase 8-like — protein MPAAASMIAAAVLAIAAVSALPRTSAAASGVGVNWGTMMSHPMHPAAVVRMLAANGVDRVKLFDADPWTVSALAGSGLQAMLAVPNDHLRSVARDPRRARDWVRDNVTRNIQDGVDVRYVAVGNEPFLKSYNGSFINITFPALKNIQRALDESGLQVKAVVPLNADVYNSPENNPVPSAGNFRKDINSLMVTIVNFLQRNDAPFVVNIYPYLSLYQNPNFPLNFSFFDGGSKPVYDKGMVYTNVFDANFDTLVWSLRKAGVPDMKIIVGEIGWPTDGDKRANVKYAQKFYDGFLKKLAKNVGTPLRPGRMDAYLFALIDENQKSVLPGRFERHWGLFTYDGKPKFSMDLSGNGKNSYLLGVEGVQYLPSQWCVFNKDAKEKYRELPASVNYACSNADCTPLGYGSSCNGLSHDGNISYAFNIYFQTMDQDVRACSFGGLAKIVTANASQGGCVFPVQILSASERVVPLRLLVASLVVSVAVFILM, from the exons atgcccgccgccgcctccatgaTCGCGGCGGCCGTcctcgccatcgccgccgtgTCCGCGCTCCCGCGCACCTCCGCGGCGGCGTCCGGCGTGGGGGTGAACTGGGGCACGATGATGTCGCACCCGATGCACCCGGCCGCGGTGGTCCGCATGCTGGCGGCCAACGGCGTCGACCGGGTCAAGCTCTTCGACGCCGACCCCTGGACCGTCTCCGCGCTCGCCGGCTCCGGCCTCCAGGCCATGCTCGCCGTCCCCAACGACCACCTCCGCTCCGTCGCACGCGACCCCCGACGCGCCCGCGACTGGGTCCGCGACAACGTCACACGCAACATCCAAGACGGCGTCGACGTCAG ATATGTAGCTGTCGGAAACGAACCTTTTCTTAAGAGCTACAATGGGAGCTTCATCAACATTACCTTTCCCGCATTGAAGAACATTCAAAGAGCTCTAGATGAGTCTGGTTTACAGGTCAAGGCAGTCGTTCCCCTGAATGCTGATGTCTACAACTCCCCTGAGAACAATCCAGTGCCATCTGCTGGGAATTTCCGCAAGGATATCAACTCCCTCATGGTTACTATTGTCAATTTCCTCCAGAGGAATGATGCACCCTTTGTTGTCAACATATACCCATATCTTAGCCTATACCAGAACCCAAACTTCCCGCTCAATTTCTCCTTCTTTGATGGTGGAAGCAAGCCAGTTTATGACAAAGGAATGGTATACACAAATGTGTTCGACGCCAACTTCGATACTCTTGTTTGGTCACTAAGGAAAGCTGGTGTGCCTGACATGAAGATAATTGTTGGTGAGATTGGCTGGCCAACAGATGGCGACAAGAGGGCTAATGTCAAATACGCGCAGAAGTTCTATGATGGTTTTCTGAAGAAGTTAGCCAAAAATGTTGGGACGCCTCTGAGGCCTGGTCGCATGGACGCTTACCTATTTGCACTGATTGATGAGAACCAGAAGAGCGTGCTGCCTGGGCGCTTTGAACGCCACTGGGGACTATTCACCTACGATGGAAAACCAAAGTTCTCTATGGATCTCAGTGGAAATGGCAAGAACAGCTATCTGCTTGGAGTTGAAGGAGTGCAATACCTGCCATCACAGTGGTGTGTGTTCAACAAGGATGCCAAGGAAAAATACAGAGAGCTGCCAGCCTCTGTAAACTACGCGTGCTCGAATGCAGATTGCACGCCGCTGGGGTATGGGTCCTCATGCAATGGTCTCAGCCATGACGGTAACATATCGTACGCATTCAACATCTACTTCCAAACAATGGATCAGGATGTCAGGGCATGTTCTTTTGGAGGGCTTGCGAAGATCGTAACAGCAAATGCGTCGCAGGGAGGATGCGTGTTTCCAGTGCAGATCCTGAGTGCTTCAGAAAGGGTGGTACCGCTGAGACTTTTGGTTGCGTCCTTGGTTGTTTCAGTAGCTGTGTTCATTCTCATGTAG
- the LOC127325528 gene encoding probable choline kinase 2 gives MVAIEGQSPGEAEAAARGIPKEARSLLHELAAEWADVADFRALEVVPLKGAMTNEVYQVRWLTAGEGEYRKVLMRVYGEGLELFFDREDEVRTFECMSRHGQGPRLLGRFPTGRLEEFIHARTLSAVDLRDPEISATIASKLREFHNLDMPGPKSFLLWDRLRNWLKTAKSVCPSDEAKEFRLDSLEKEITALESEFSGEDQCIGFCHNDLQYGNIMIDEETKALTIIDYEYSSFNPVAYDIANHFCEMAADYHSEEPHLLDYTKYPDFDERKRFVQTYLISSDGEEPDAEKVKDLLNNIEKYALASHLFWGLWGIISEHVNDIDFDYMDYARQRFVQYWLKKPAILACHADE, from the exons ATGGTGGCGATCGAGGGCCAGAGTCCGGGGGAGGctgaggcggcggcgcggggcatCCCGAAGGAGGCGCGGAGTCTGCTGCACGAGCTGGCGGCGGAGTGGGCGGACGTGGCCGACTTCCGggcgctggaggtggtgccgctCAAGGGCGCCATGACCAACGAGGTGTACCAGGTGCGCTGGCTCACCGCCGGGGAGGGCGAGTACAGGAAGGTGCTGATGCGGGTGTACGGGGAGGGCCTGGAGCTCTTCTTCGACCGGGAGGACGAGGTGCGCACGTTCGAGTGCATGTCCCGCCACGGCCAGGGCCCGCGCCTCCTCGGCCGCTTCCCCACCGGCCGCCTCGAGGAGTTCATCCACGCCAGG ACACTTTCAGCTGTTGACCTGCGTGATCCAGAGATTTCAGCTACTATAGCCTCCAAATTGAGGGAATTCCACAACCTTGACATGCCAGGTCCAAAATCTTTTCTCCTGTGGGATAGATTGAG AAACTGGCTCAAAACTGCCAAGAGTGTGTGCCCCTCTGACGAAGCGAAAGAGTTCCGTTTGGATAGCTTGGAGAAGGAGATCACTGCATTGGAGAGTGAATTTTCAGGGGAAGACCAGTGCATAGGATTTTGCCACAATGATCTCCAGTATGGCAACATCATGATTGATGAAGAGACCAAAGCACTGACCATCATT GACTACGAGTATTCAAGCTTTAACCCAGTTGCCTATGACATAGCAAACCATTTCTGCGAGATGGCCGCGGACTACCATTCAGAAGAGCCTCATCTACTGGACTACACAAAATATCCAG ATTTCGATGAGCGGAAGAGGTTTGTGCAGACCTACCTGATCTCTTCAG ATGGCGAGGAACCTGACGCAGAGAAGGTCAAGGATCTGTTGAACAACATCGAGAAGTACGCGCTTGCTAGCCATCTCTTCTGGGGCCTCTGGGGAATAATCTCG GAACACGTCAATGATATCGACTTCGACTATATGGACTATGCGCGGCAGAGGTTCGTGCAGTACTGGCTGAAGAAACCCGCGATCCTAGCCTGCCACGCTGATGAATGA
- the LOC127325519 gene encoding pentatricopeptide repeat-containing protein At5g56310-like: MPAPPLRGGAAAAGRGHLNLSLLADRCSTLRSLTVVHAAMLVSGRLASDAFAASRLLDAYAALSPPATVLSLLSSLPYAPNTFMLNTSLRALASSPDPASALAFFSQLRRSGRSSYSPGRHTFPFLLKASARLPLPVSRQVHALVVKQGLDRDTYVANGLVRAYSVAGRVRVARKVFDELPERSTVVYTTMVSGYSQNGRYQEAMGTFDDMLHEGFEPGPVVLASVLSACARSESGGLVMGRRVHDIMERRGMAAPMGVILGTALVDMYAKNGAINEAVKVFKGMPERHTATWNALIYGLAHHGHGDDALSMFQQMRREGVPPNATTLVGVLSAYCLMGQLDEARRVFASMEDFGVTPSIQHYGCMVDLLGRSGLLSEAEEMIRGMACKADTAIWGALLTACKNHGDVDVAERAVQEMLKLDPNNHGVYVVLSNIYADARRWQDVDRLRKVMKGARLSKIPGSSTVDGCDDG, from the coding sequence ATGCCCGCGCCACCTCttcgcggcggcgccgccgccgccggccgcggcCACCTCAACCTCTCCCTCCTCGCCGACCGCTGCTCCACTCTCCGCAGTCTCACCGTCGTCCACGCGGCCATGCTCGTCTCGGGCCGCCTCGCTTCCGACGCCTTCGCGGCCTCCCGCCTCCTCGACGCCTACGCCGCCCTCTCCCCTCCCGCCACCGTCCTCAGCCTCCTCTCCTCCCTCCCCTACGCCCCCAACACGTTCATGCTCAACACCTCCCTCCGCGCGCTCGCATCCTCCCCCGACCCCGCCTCCGCCTTGGCCTTCTTCTCTCAGCTCCGCCGCTCCGGCAGATCCTCCTACTCTCCTGGTCGGCACACCTTCCCGTTCCTCCTCAAGGCCTCGGCCCGCCTTCCCCTCCCCGTGTCCAGGCAGGTCCACGCGCTCGTCGTGAAGCAGGGGCTCGATCGCGACACCTACGTCGCTAACGGCCTCGTCCGGGCCTACTCTGTGGCCGGCCGCGTCCGTGTCGCACGGAAGGTGTTTGATGAATTGCCGGAGCGGAGCACGGTGGTGTACACAACGATGGTCTCGGGATACTCACAGAACGGGCGGTACCAGGAAGCAATGGGAACATTTGATGACATGCTCCACGAGGGGTTCGAGCCCGGCCCCGTGGTGCTGGCGTCGGTGCTGTCCGCGTGCGCGCGGTCGGAGTCGGGCGGGCTCGTGATGGGGCGGCGCGTGCACGATATCATGGAGCGGAGGGGGATGGCGGCGCCCATGGGGGTGATCCTCGGCACGGCGTTGGTCGACATGTACGCGAAGAATGGAGCGATCAATGAAGCGGTAAAGGTGTTCAAGGGGATGCCGGAGCGGCACACAGCAACGTGGAACGCCTTGATTTATGGGTTGGCGCACCATGGGCACGGCGATGACGCGCTGTCGATGTTCCAGCAGATGCGACGGGAGGGCGTGCCGCCGAATGCGACCACGCTTGTTGGGGTTCTGTCAGCGTACTGCCTCATGGGGCAGCTTGACGAGGCCCGCAGAGTTTTCGCGTCTATGGAGGACTTCGGGGTGACTCCGAGCATCCAGCACTATGGGTGCATGGTCGACCTCCTCGGACGGAGTGGACTCCTGTCAGAGGCCGAGGAGATGATACGTGGGATGGCATGCAAGGCAGATACTGCAATCTGGGGGGCTCTGCTTACAGCCTGCAAGAACCATGGTGACGTTGATGTCGCGGAACGGGCTGTGCAAGAGATGCTGAAACTGGACCCCAACAACCATGGCGTGTATGTGGTGCTGTCCAACATATATGCAGATGCTAGGAGATGGCAGGACGTGGACAGGCTGAGGAAGGTGATGAAGGGCGCACGGTTGTCAAAGATCCCGGGGTCAAGCACCGTTGATGGCTGCGATGACGGCTGA